The following are encoded together in the Oreochromis niloticus isolate F11D_XX linkage group LG12, O_niloticus_UMD_NMBU, whole genome shotgun sequence genome:
- the LOC100696201 gene encoding secretory carrier-associated membrane protein 1 isoform X2, translating to MSDFDSNPFADPDFSNPFQDPSVTQVTRSAPPGGLEEYNPFTDARTAAPRNAPKSTPAPSQNTQPAIMKPTEEPPAYSQQQTQDQARAQAELLRRQEELEKKAAELDRRERELQSHGAVGGRKNNWPPLPEKFPVGPCFYHDIAVDIPVEFQKTVKIMYNLWMFHAGTLFVNMFGCLAWFCVDPTRGVDFGLAMLWFLLFTPCSFVCWYRPLYGAFRSDSSFRFFVFFFVYICQFGVHVLQTIGITGWGTCGWIAALTGLNTSIPVGIIMLLIAALFTALSVGSLIMFKKVHALYRTTGASFEKAQQEFATGVMSNKTVQTAAANAAANAASNAARGAFKAHP from the exons ATGTCCGATTTCGACAGCAACCCGTTCGCAGACCCGGATTTCAGCAATCCTTTTCAG GATCCTTCGGTGACCCAGGTGACACGATCTGCCCCTCCTGGTGGTCTGGAGGAGTATAACCCCTTCACAGACGCCAGAACG GCAGCCCCAAGAAATGCCCCCAAATCTACTCCAGCACCTTCCCAGAACACACAGCCTGCCATCATGAAGCCCACAGAAGAGCCACCAGCTTACTCACAGCAACAGACTCAG GACCAAGCGCGTGCTCAGGCTGAGTTGTTGAGAAGGCAGGAGGAGCTGGAGAAGAAAGCAGCAGAGCTCGATCGTCGAGAGAGAGAGTTACAGTCCCATGGAGCCGTAGGAG GGCGGAAGAACAACTGGCCTCCACTGCCAGAGAAGTTCCCTGTTGGTCCATGTTTTTACCACGACATTGCAGTGGACATTCCTGTAGAGTTCCAGAAGACCGTAAAGATTATGTACAACCTTTGGATGT TCCATGCAGGCACGCTCTTTGTGAACATGTTTGGCTGTTTGGCCTGGTTCTGTGTGGATCCAACTCGTGGCGTAGATTTTGGCCTGGCTATGCTCTGGTTTCTGCTTTTTACCCCATGTTCTTTCGTCTGCTGGTACAGACCGCTTTACGGGGCTTTCAG GAGCGACAGTTCGTTCCgcttctttgtcttcttcttcgtCTACATCTGTCAGTTCGGAGTTCACGTTCTACAAACCATTGGCATCACTGGTTGGGGAACATG TGGTTGGATTGCAGCTCTAACTGGCCTGAACACCAGTATCCCAGTAGGAATCATCATGTTACTCATCGCAGCCCTCTTTACTGCTCTGTCTGTGGGCTCCCTCATTATGTTTAAAAAG GTGCACGCGCTCTATCGCACCACCGGTGCTAGTTTTGAGAAAGCCCAGCAAGAGTTTGCAACCGGGGTCATGTCTAACAAGACCGTTCAGACTGCAGCTGCCAACGCTGCAGCCAATGCTGCGTCCAATGCTGCTCGCGGGGCCTTCAAAGCTCATCCATAA
- the LOC100704897 gene encoding LHFPL tetraspan subfamily member 2a protein: MCHVIVTCRSMLWTLLSIVVAFAELIAFMSPDWLLGSPRNDTSGIRAGVDSGYRPSLGLYNRCLRIGTPQVNCGPYATTFGEVASGFWQAAMLFLAAGTLVLGCVAFISIFSLCFQSILKKSIFNICGLLQAVAGLLLMVGLMLYPAGWGSDKVKFYCGPDALPFRPFNCSLGWAFYTAIGGLLGTFLCAVLSAQAEIATSSDKVQEEIEDGKNLICLL; the protein is encoded by the exons ATGTGCCATGTTATTGTAACATGCCGTTCCATGCTGTGGACCCTACTCAGCATTGTAGTGGCGTTTGCTGAGCTCATCGCATTCATGAGCCCGGACTGGTTGCTGGGATCGCCTCGGAATGACACCAGCGGGATCAGGGCAGGAGTGGACTCCGGATACCGGCCGTCTCTCGGCCTTTACAACCGCTGCCTTCGTATTGGGACCCCGCAGGTGAACTGTGGGCCCTATGCCACGACATTTGGAGAAGTGGCCAGCGGTTTCTGGCAGGCTGCCATGTTGTTTCTGGCAGCGGGGACATTAGTGCTTGGGTGTGTGGCCTTTATCTCCATCTTCAGCctgtgttttcagagcatcctGAAGAAGAGCATATTCAACATCTGTGGACTGCTTCAGGCTGTTGCAG GCCTGTTACTGATGGTCGGCCTCATGCTGTACCCTGCTGGTTGGGGTTCAGATAAGGTGAAGTTCTACTGTGGCCCCGATGCGTTGCCGTTTCGACCATTTAATTGTTCACTTGGCTGGGCGTTCTACACAGCGATAGGAGGATTGCTAGGAACCTTCTTGTGTGCCGTTCTGTCTGCACAGGCCGAGATCGCTACTTCCAGCGATAAAGTTCAGGAGGAGATTGAGGATGGGAAAAATCTGATCTGCCTGCTCTGA
- the LOC100696201 gene encoding secretory carrier-associated membrane protein 1 isoform X1 → MSDFDSNPFADPDFSNPFQDPSVTQVTRSAPPGGLEEYNPFTDARTAAPRNAPKSTPAPSQNTQPAIMKPTEEPPAYSQQQTQQRNEDQARAQAELLRRQEELEKKAAELDRRERELQSHGAVGGRKNNWPPLPEKFPVGPCFYHDIAVDIPVEFQKTVKIMYNLWMFHAGTLFVNMFGCLAWFCVDPTRGVDFGLAMLWFLLFTPCSFVCWYRPLYGAFRSDSSFRFFVFFFVYICQFGVHVLQTIGITGWGTCGWIAALTGLNTSIPVGIIMLLIAALFTALSVGSLIMFKKVHALYRTTGASFEKAQQEFATGVMSNKTVQTAAANAAANAASNAARGAFKAHP, encoded by the exons ATGTCCGATTTCGACAGCAACCCGTTCGCAGACCCGGATTTCAGCAATCCTTTTCAG GATCCTTCGGTGACCCAGGTGACACGATCTGCCCCTCCTGGTGGTCTGGAGGAGTATAACCCCTTCACAGACGCCAGAACG GCAGCCCCAAGAAATGCCCCCAAATCTACTCCAGCACCTTCCCAGAACACACAGCCTGCCATCATGAAGCCCACAGAAGAGCCACCAGCTTACTCACAGCAACAGACTCAG CAGCGTAATGAG GACCAAGCGCGTGCTCAGGCTGAGTTGTTGAGAAGGCAGGAGGAGCTGGAGAAGAAAGCAGCAGAGCTCGATCGTCGAGAGAGAGAGTTACAGTCCCATGGAGCCGTAGGAG GGCGGAAGAACAACTGGCCTCCACTGCCAGAGAAGTTCCCTGTTGGTCCATGTTTTTACCACGACATTGCAGTGGACATTCCTGTAGAGTTCCAGAAGACCGTAAAGATTATGTACAACCTTTGGATGT TCCATGCAGGCACGCTCTTTGTGAACATGTTTGGCTGTTTGGCCTGGTTCTGTGTGGATCCAACTCGTGGCGTAGATTTTGGCCTGGCTATGCTCTGGTTTCTGCTTTTTACCCCATGTTCTTTCGTCTGCTGGTACAGACCGCTTTACGGGGCTTTCAG GAGCGACAGTTCGTTCCgcttctttgtcttcttcttcgtCTACATCTGTCAGTTCGGAGTTCACGTTCTACAAACCATTGGCATCACTGGTTGGGGAACATG TGGTTGGATTGCAGCTCTAACTGGCCTGAACACCAGTATCCCAGTAGGAATCATCATGTTACTCATCGCAGCCCTCTTTACTGCTCTGTCTGTGGGCTCCCTCATTATGTTTAAAAAG GTGCACGCGCTCTATCGCACCACCGGTGCTAGTTTTGAGAAAGCCCAGCAAGAGTTTGCAACCGGGGTCATGTCTAACAAGACCGTTCAGACTGCAGCTGCCAACGCTGCAGCCAATGCTGCGTCCAATGCTGCTCGCGGGGCCTTCAAAGCTCATCCATAA